GAGGATCCGGCTCACCCTCCGAAGGAGGTCCCACCGCCGCTTCCCGCTCAGGGAGAGACCTAGTGGTGAGTCACGTACCTTGGCGATATGGAAGTATGAAGGGGTTGGCTCGCAGGGTTCTTTGGGGCGATTTAAACAAGGAGGTCGTTATGGCAGGTACGGCAGCTGTCGCATCCGGCATCATCGAGATGTTGAAAGAGGACCACGCAAAAGTGAAGGGCCTATTTGAAGACTTCGAGTCCGCCGAGGGTCGAGAGCAGGCGGACATCGCCGCCACCGCGATCATGGAGCTCGAGGTCCATGCCGATTTGGAGGAAAAGCTGATCTACCCGTCGATCCGGAAACAGATCGACGAGGACGAGATGATGAATCAGGCCGTGGAAGAGCATCATCTCGTCCATGTCCTAGTCAAGGAACTCAAGAAACTCAAACCGAAGGACGAGGTGTTTCAGGCGAAGTTCAAAGTCCTGGGGGAGCTGGTGAAACACCATATCGAGGAAGAAGAAGGGCAAATATTGCCCAAGGCGCAAGAGAGTGAGATTGACTGGGACAAGCTGGAAACAACGGTGATGAAGCGCCGGGAAACCATGACCAACAAGCTCGCGGGTCAGAAGAAGGCCTCGAAACGGTAGGGAAGCGGCGTGGGCGGGCTGGGTCTTTCCGACCAAGAGAGAGGCCCGCCGCGCAGCCTGAGAGCAATTTCAGCAACTAGTTTGCCAGAGGGCCAGTCGAACCGTTTGAGCAGCCTCGGAAGCATGACGAGCCTGGCAATTAGATCTAGATCAAATCCCTGACTGCAAATTAGGCGGCTACCCCTTGGGTTTCTCAGCCGCGGCGAGGATAGGTTGGAACATCGGATCGGCGTCGAGCACGGCCTTCAGCAATTCGCTGTGGAGGAAATAGTGCCAAACCTCGTCGTCTTTTCCAGGGATCTCATCAAACCAGCGTTTGGCCTCGGTCAGATGCTGGAGGATCTGGCTTTTATCCTCATAGTTCGGCATGAAAATCATACTGTAGGCCATGGTGTATTCCGCGAGAAACTTGTCGAGCGGCAACTCGGCGAGGGCCGATGAAGCCTGCGCATTCTCGTACGCTCGGATGCTGTCAGG
Above is a genomic segment from Candidatus Nitrospira nitrificans containing:
- a CDS encoding hemerythrin domain-containing protein — its product is MAGTAAVASGIIEMLKEDHAKVKGLFEDFESAEGREQADIAATAIMELEVHADLEEKLIYPSIRKQIDEDEMMNQAVEEHHLVHVLVKELKKLKPKDEVFQAKFKVLGELVKHHIEEEEGQILPKAQESEIDWDKLETTVMKRRETMTNKLAGQKKASKR